Proteins encoded within one genomic window of Rubripirellula tenax:
- a CDS encoding sensor histidine kinase — protein sequence MKWILLLALQTTWLVMSHATSPYQALSRTQLETLYAERLAEEKELASATFRNGVGNLGWQSSSHPDGNVTEWARVDFEDESLIDLVVLTPVLWRDSLGVIQADGFPLEFKVFIGKQGDLKGKEVASLGLRDGLLPRNSPVMIPIPPTLGSWVRVEANQLSQGILDKRYRCQVSEIIVFSGEENVASGCTTAASSVGWTRISQSINSNTLVDGFMPYLMDAALGDGSTPYVTFFLAKDRVSFTFDLGTVRRINRIHLHSADQNANVPKIHHADYALPDHLVISGANQADFSDEVLLTEYKKQSIYNSGPILMRKFAARECRFVRLTAMQGYQAPEASKRWRCMGFAEVEIFENSRNVAANVLPNVDGPAVTKDGQLRTLTDGQNHFGPILTLREWMSQLARRHDLAIELSQVRTEIDRRSVIQNRNFRWALGIIAGMIAVSIAILVWARINQVRQANHLKRRFAADLHDGLGADLHSIGLLSDLAQDAAESPAMLKSMLTEIRSVTKDASASLRYMSRTEKEDAPYSDLMRLMKQAVERIAVGLDHQLEANGTEHLESLRPQTRADLLAFYKECIVNISRHASATKLMTTLQVSPQELRLTVADDGQGLPTATDRDIPASLLRRAKLLGAQVRVDTAPTEGTSVHLVLRRSQWTGWRRWFH from the coding sequence ATGAAGTGGATTCTTCTACTAGCGTTGCAGACAACATGGCTTGTGATGTCACATGCAACATCGCCGTATCAAGCCCTGTCTCGTACACAGTTGGAGACGCTATACGCAGAGAGATTGGCGGAAGAAAAAGAACTCGCATCGGCGACCTTTCGAAATGGCGTCGGAAATCTGGGGTGGCAATCGAGTTCGCATCCCGATGGCAACGTTACCGAGTGGGCTCGTGTTGACTTTGAAGACGAAAGCCTGATTGATCTCGTCGTGTTGACTCCGGTTCTTTGGCGAGATTCCTTAGGCGTGATCCAGGCTGACGGATTCCCACTGGAATTCAAGGTATTCATCGGCAAGCAAGGTGACCTAAAAGGAAAGGAGGTCGCATCGCTGGGCCTACGCGATGGTCTGTTGCCTCGCAATTCGCCGGTGATGATCCCCATCCCTCCGACGCTGGGGTCATGGGTCCGTGTGGAAGCGAATCAGCTCTCTCAAGGCATACTCGACAAACGATATCGGTGCCAAGTTTCCGAAATCATCGTGTTCTCGGGTGAAGAAAACGTCGCGTCGGGATGCACAACGGCAGCCTCATCGGTGGGTTGGACCCGCATCAGCCAATCGATCAACAGCAACACGCTGGTCGATGGTTTCATGCCGTATTTGATGGACGCGGCTCTGGGAGACGGTAGCACTCCCTACGTTACGTTCTTTCTGGCCAAGGACCGCGTATCGTTCACGTTTGACTTGGGAACAGTCCGACGGATCAACCGCATCCATCTTCATTCCGCAGACCAGAATGCAAACGTTCCCAAAATTCACCATGCCGATTATGCCTTACCCGACCATCTTGTCATCAGTGGGGCCAACCAGGCCGATTTTTCAGACGAGGTGCTGCTGACAGAGTACAAAAAACAATCCATTTATAACTCTGGTCCGATTCTGATGCGGAAGTTCGCTGCGCGGGAATGCCGTTTCGTACGGTTGACTGCGATGCAGGGCTACCAAGCTCCCGAAGCGAGCAAACGATGGCGCTGCATGGGATTTGCAGAAGTTGAGATTTTTGAGAACAGCCGAAACGTAGCAGCCAACGTGTTACCAAACGTAGATGGGCCGGCCGTGACCAAGGATGGCCAGTTACGGACACTCACCGACGGCCAAAACCATTTTGGACCGATTCTGACACTGCGAGAATGGATGTCGCAATTGGCGCGTCGGCATGACCTCGCGATCGAGTTGTCACAGGTGCGAACGGAAATCGATCGTCGAAGCGTGATACAGAATCGCAACTTTCGTTGGGCACTTGGAATCATCGCGGGGATGATTGCCGTGAGCATCGCGATATTGGTGTGGGCACGTATCAATCAAGTTCGCCAGGCCAATCATTTGAAACGGCGATTCGCCGCCGATCTTCATGACGGCCTGGGCGCCGACCTCCATTCCATTGGCCTGCTCAGCGACCTTGCGCAGGATGCGGCGGAGTCTCCTGCGATGCTGAAGTCAATGCTCACCGAGATTCGCAGTGTGACCAAAGACGCCTCGGCCTCATTGCGGTACATGAGTCGTACTGAGAAGGAGGACGCTCCATATTCCGACCTGATGCGTCTGATGAAGCAGGCGGTTGAGCGAATTGCGGTGGGACTTGATCATCAGCTTGAAGCAAACGGGACGGAGCATCTTGAATCATTGCGACCTCAAACTCGCGCCGACCTTCTGGCGTTCTACAAAGAGTGCATCGTGAACATCAGTCGCCACGCATCAGCGACCAAACTGATGACGACTCTACAGGTTTCCCCGCAAGAGCTCCGGTTGACTGTCGCCGATGACGGACAGGGATTGCCGACTGCGACCGATCGCGACATTCCAGCATCACTATTACGCCGAGCGAAACTGTTGGGTGCTCAAGTGCGTGTCGACACGGCACCGACCGAAGGCACCTCCGTGCACCTTGTACTTCGTCGTTCCCAATGGACCGGCTGGCGGAGGTGGTTCCATTGA
- a CDS encoding response regulator — translation MVPLNEITKAILIEDHPSYRRVIELTIDGDPAIELIGVFGTAEMAVQRLGRLDAVERPHVILLDLNLPGISGIEAIGKILAIAPHAKIIVLTQSSAKKDIQDAIQRGAAGYLLKSATAKEIVDGIKTVAAGGGALDGEVARYVMEMVKGPPTKTDPKLVLSPREREILVLLSKGMVKKEIASELGIGYGSVATYIRRLYEKLNVQNAPAAIDMAHRLGVFPDDRHG, via the coding sequence GTGGTTCCATTGAACGAGATCACAAAGGCGATCTTAATCGAAGATCACCCCAGCTATCGACGCGTCATCGAGCTGACCATCGATGGTGATCCAGCCATCGAATTGATAGGCGTTTTCGGTACGGCCGAGATGGCTGTCCAGAGGTTGGGCCGATTGGATGCAGTAGAAAGACCGCACGTCATTTTGTTGGACCTGAATCTTCCGGGGATCAGCGGGATTGAGGCAATTGGGAAGATCTTAGCCATCGCCCCACACGCCAAAATCATCGTGCTGACTCAATCCAGTGCGAAAAAAGACATCCAGGATGCGATTCAACGTGGGGCGGCTGGTTACTTGCTGAAGTCGGCGACGGCCAAAGAAATCGTCGATGGCATCAAGACGGTCGCGGCCGGGGGTGGGGCGCTTGACGGCGAGGTCGCTCGGTACGTCATGGAAATGGTCAAAGGACCGCCGACCAAGACCGACCCCAAGCTCGTTTTGTCCCCACGCGAGCGAGAAATCCTAGTGCTGCTTAGCAAGGGCATGGTGAAGAAAGAAATCGCGAGCGAACTGGGGATCGGCTACGGCAGCGTGGCGACGTACATCCGGCGACTTTACGAGAAGCTGAATGTGCAAAATGCACCCGCCGCGATTGACATGGCGCATCGGCTTGGCGTCTTTCCTGATGATCGGCACGGGTGA
- a CDS encoding DUF1559 domain-containing protein has translation MNTKRFQQNGFTLVELLVVIAIIGVLVGLLLPAVQAAREAARRMSCSNNFKQIGLALHNYHSAYKQLPMIQNGTVPGGFAGDGQFDESTVANLMQLSVLVSLTPFIEQQAIWEQISNPNVFDLNNPTTPRSPAWPSMGPTPTFEGTPNDGYQPWMTELPSFRCPSDPGVGLPAMGRTNYVACTGDTFWNMDRGPLSNDLQPNQTRSINMQACARGVFVPHYATKFRDILDGTSNTIAMGEIATDLGDRNVRTIAVGAGWNGMRNNPSTFRSQQVDPLRPQFWNATATTGAAHEGRGYKWANGQGVYGQFNTIHPPNSPIRVGNGARSAGLLSPSSQHQGGVHILMSDGAIKFFTDSIESGDQTARVVTPTNASPHAVAGSQSPYGLWGALGTKGNKEVIDTEI, from the coding sequence ATGAACACAAAGCGTTTCCAGCAAAACGGCTTTACGCTCGTCGAGCTGTTGGTCGTGATTGCCATCATCGGAGTTCTCGTCGGACTTCTGCTTCCAGCGGTGCAAGCGGCTCGTGAAGCCGCTCGACGAATGAGCTGCAGCAACAATTTCAAGCAGATCGGGCTTGCACTTCACAACTATCACTCGGCCTACAAGCAGCTTCCCATGATTCAGAATGGGACCGTACCGGGCGGTTTCGCCGGTGACGGTCAGTTCGACGAATCCACCGTCGCGAACTTGATGCAGTTAAGCGTCCTCGTCAGCCTTACTCCGTTTATCGAGCAGCAAGCGATTTGGGAACAGATTTCAAACCCGAATGTTTTTGACCTCAACAACCCTACGACTCCTCGCTCACCTGCATGGCCGTCGATGGGGCCAACGCCTACTTTTGAAGGCACGCCGAACGACGGCTATCAACCTTGGATGACCGAGCTGCCAAGTTTTCGGTGCCCCAGCGATCCAGGCGTTGGCTTACCCGCAATGGGACGAACCAATTACGTCGCGTGCACCGGCGACACATTTTGGAACATGGACCGTGGTCCACTTTCAAATGATCTGCAGCCCAATCAAACGCGGTCGATCAACATGCAGGCATGTGCGCGCGGCGTCTTCGTGCCGCACTACGCCACAAAGTTCCGCGACATCTTGGACGGCACCTCCAACACCATTGCCATGGGGGAAATTGCAACGGACCTGGGCGATCGCAATGTGCGGACGATTGCTGTGGGTGCGGGCTGGAACGGAATGCGAAATAATCCAAGCACTTTTAGAAGCCAGCAAGTTGACCCTCTTCGCCCTCAATTTTGGAATGCTACCGCAACCACGGGAGCAGCCCACGAAGGCCGCGGCTACAAATGGGCTAACGGGCAAGGTGTTTACGGTCAGTTCAACACGATCCACCCGCCGAACTCACCCATCCGGGTCGGCAACGGCGCGCGGAGCGCCGGCCTTCTGTCGCCGAGCAGCCAACACCAGGGCGGTGTCCACATCCTGATGTCGGACGGTGCAATCAAATTCTTTACGGACTCGATCGAATCCGGGGACCAGACAGCACGGGTAGTCACCCCAACAAACGCATCGCCACACGCCGTGGCCGGCTCGCAAAGCCCTTACGGGCTGTGGGGCGCACTCGGCACCAAGGGCAATAAAGAAGTGATCGATACGGAAATTTGA
- a CDS encoding ATP-binding protein has protein sequence MPSLFVVRGRDQGKHFQLSLPLYRIGRESGCDIQLLDSESSRSHAQIQRDDGGSYEIVDLGSSNGTRVNGNRVMRHVLGSGDRIEIGSTLMIYTGTRQIGAGQNAAKQTGSTNADLMNAAHGVDIVLKSTDDASRIVSSLSQSSSDSKVIGDTSGGAAVRRSEADRSLEVMYLTAIAVGRTDDLNEVLNRILRLVFDWVEADRGCVMLRDVATDQFRPAARCDREDPTNSVRGKPIAISQTILDYVIKHKEGVRTSDAKDDIRFESAASIVQGGVREALCVPLQGRYAIVGTLYIDTYTSPGQYIASGNKTRFNDDHLRLITAIGHQAALAIEDTFYYSALVQSERLAAMGQTIATLSHHIKNILQGISGGSYLIEAGLERNDTDAVRRGWSIVDRNQDRISNLVMDMLTFSKEREPEKVESDLNETVADVVELMKTRAEELQVEIGSDLATSMPLANFDPDAIHRAVINLVTNAIDAASGRLTREEDFDADGDDESVVSEPEPGKVFVRTRYQAGEGWTVDVVDNGPGVAPEDREKIFSLFESRKGMRGTGLGLPVSAKIMREHGGEITIVDPGIGRGTCFRLHFPDASTNLSELARNDTML, from the coding sequence ATGCCGTCGTTGTTTGTTGTCCGAGGCCGCGACCAGGGAAAGCATTTTCAGCTTTCGTTGCCGTTGTATCGAATCGGACGCGAAAGCGGCTGCGATATCCAACTGCTCGACTCGGAATCGTCTCGATCGCACGCCCAGATCCAACGTGACGATGGCGGTTCCTACGAAATCGTCGATCTCGGCAGCAGCAACGGCACTCGCGTCAACGGCAACCGCGTGATGCGACACGTCTTGGGAAGCGGCGACCGTATCGAAATCGGTAGCACACTGATGATCTATACCGGTACCAGACAAATCGGCGCTGGTCAAAATGCTGCGAAGCAAACCGGGTCCACCAACGCGGACTTGATGAATGCGGCCCATGGCGTCGACATCGTTTTGAAGAGCACCGACGACGCCAGCCGCATCGTGTCGTCCTTGTCGCAATCTTCATCCGACAGCAAGGTCATCGGCGATACAAGCGGCGGCGCGGCGGTGCGGCGATCCGAAGCAGACCGTTCGCTGGAAGTGATGTATTTGACCGCAATCGCGGTCGGACGCACCGACGATTTGAATGAGGTGTTGAATCGGATTTTGCGATTGGTATTTGATTGGGTCGAGGCGGACCGAGGTTGCGTGATGCTACGCGACGTCGCCACCGACCAATTTCGCCCAGCCGCTCGTTGCGATCGCGAAGATCCGACCAATTCAGTCCGCGGCAAACCAATTGCAATCAGCCAAACGATTCTTGATTACGTGATCAAGCACAAAGAGGGCGTCCGCACAAGCGACGCCAAAGACGATATCCGCTTTGAGTCCGCCGCATCCATCGTCCAAGGTGGCGTGCGAGAAGCATTGTGTGTTCCGCTGCAAGGCCGGTACGCGATCGTCGGCACGCTTTACATCGACACCTACACGTCGCCGGGCCAATACATCGCCAGCGGCAACAAAACTCGCTTCAACGATGACCACTTGCGTTTGATCACGGCGATCGGACACCAGGCGGCGCTGGCGATCGAGGATACGTTCTATTACTCGGCGCTGGTTCAAAGCGAGCGGCTTGCTGCGATGGGCCAAACCATCGCAACGTTATCGCATCACATCAAGAACATCCTGCAAGGGATCAGCGGTGGCAGTTACCTGATCGAAGCCGGTCTCGAACGCAATGACACCGATGCCGTTCGTCGCGGTTGGTCGATCGTGGATCGAAATCAGGACCGCATTTCGAACTTGGTCATGGACATGCTGACGTTCAGCAAAGAGCGTGAACCGGAGAAAGTCGAATCCGACTTGAACGAAACCGTTGCCGACGTCGTCGAGCTGATGAAAACACGAGCCGAAGAGTTGCAGGTCGAGATCGGTAGCGATTTGGCCACGTCGATGCCGCTGGCAAACTTCGATCCAGATGCGATTCACCGGGCGGTGATCAATCTGGTCACGAACGCAATCGACGCCGCATCGGGCCGCCTAACCCGCGAGGAAGATTTCGACGCCGACGGGGACGACGAATCGGTCGTCTCGGAACCCGAACCGGGCAAAGTCTTTGTGCGTACTCGATATCAAGCAGGCGAAGGCTGGACCGTCGATGTGGTCGACAACGGACCAGGTGTTGCACCGGAAGATCGGGAAAAAATCTTTTCGCTGTTCGAGTCGCGAAAGGGGATGCGGGGCACGGGACTGGGGTTGCCGGTCAGCGCGAAGATCATGCGTGAACACGGCGGCGAGATCACGATCGTCGACCCGGGAATCGGCCGGGGCACGTGCTTTCGGCTGCATTTTCCAGATGCGAGCACCAATCTGTCCGAGTTGGCCCGAAACGACACGATGCTGTAG
- a CDS encoding AAA family ATPase produces the protein MVNPPPIESEDDLVAAKHLLTACQNIREQVGNVVVGQDEVIEQLLIAILARGHCLLEGVPGLAKTLMVKTLAESMDLKFRRIQFTPDLMPGDITGTEIIQEDPQTGHRQFKFERGPVFTQMLLADEINRTPPKTQAALLEAMQEHEVTAAGKTYRLDEPFFVLATQNPIEQEGTYPLPEAQRDRFLFLVVVDYPTRDEEAEIVERTTSSFNSAARAVVTGEEIIQFQRTVRRVPLPPHVKDWVLDTIRAVRPRDPQAKDWVKQMIEWGPGPRACQQLVLAAKARALLQGRTHVTIDDVETLAHPVLRHRIVPTFAADADGITVDDLISRLIKEQRKTPAKVL, from the coding sequence ATGGTGAACCCTCCGCCGATCGAATCGGAAGACGACCTCGTTGCCGCAAAGCATCTGCTAACCGCCTGTCAAAATATTCGTGAACAAGTCGGGAACGTTGTCGTCGGACAGGACGAGGTGATCGAACAGTTGCTGATCGCGATTTTGGCTCGTGGGCACTGCTTGCTCGAAGGCGTGCCGGGGCTGGCCAAGACGTTAATGGTGAAGACGTTGGCCGAGAGCATGGATTTAAAATTTCGCCGCATTCAATTCACGCCCGACTTGATGCCGGGCGATATCACCGGCACCGAGATCATCCAGGAGGACCCGCAAACGGGTCACCGACAATTCAAGTTCGAGCGGGGCCCCGTTTTCACTCAGATGCTGTTGGCCGACGAGATCAACCGCACGCCACCGAAGACACAAGCGGCTCTTTTGGAAGCCATGCAGGAACACGAAGTCACCGCCGCGGGAAAGACGTACCGGCTGGATGAACCGTTCTTTGTGCTGGCGACGCAAAACCCGATCGAACAAGAGGGTACCTACCCGCTGCCCGAGGCACAGCGCGATCGTTTCTTGTTCTTGGTCGTCGTCGATTATCCAACGCGGGATGAAGAAGCCGAGATCGTCGAACGCACCACGTCGTCGTTCAACAGTGCTGCCCGAGCGGTGGTGACCGGCGAAGAAATCATCCAGTTCCAAAGAACCGTGCGTCGCGTTCCGCTGCCGCCGCACGTCAAAGACTGGGTGCTCGATACCATCCGCGCCGTTCGTCCGCGTGACCCCCAAGCCAAGGATTGGGTCAAGCAAATGATCGAATGGGGGCCCGGGCCGCGTGCCTGCCAACAATTGGTGCTGGCGGCCAAGGCCCGTGCGTTGTTGCAAGGCCGAACTCACGTGACCATCGACGACGTCGAGACGTTGGCGCACCCGGTGCTACGTCACCGGATCGTGCCGACGTTTGCCGCAGACGCCGATGGCATCACGGTCGACGACTTGATCAGCCGACTGATCAAGGAACAACGAAAGACACCGGCGAAGGTGCTGTAA
- the pgsW gene encoding poly-gamma-glutamate system protein — MKRLYWRPRQVSQTVIWLMAAFSLLGLASVERFRTRAPQGDLDAKMEASGLALEMMRAIKAEKMHMSQLADDSIDPSGSGMIGQMMSPVTTLTGRLSAKQTAVNPNFAAVIVEQLIGAGVKSGDLVAVGYSGSFPGMNVNVCAALKAVGAQPVIIASAGSSQWGANNPDFMWIDMESLLYEEGLLPFKAVACSIGGYQDIGLGMTTEARDMVKKAIKRNKLPLLTSTDYVEAIEERMQIYRKQSGGRDYKAYINVGGGTISVGRSMGKRAYKPGLNLSATRDVLQIDSVMTRFMTKGTPIIHVVEIDRMAFKYGLPLAPQQMPPIGEGGIYNQTRYNKLWTATVLILILLSLRALVLTDFGYRFVKGRGGKKAASSPEPMV, encoded by the coding sequence ATGAAACGACTCTATTGGAGACCACGACAAGTATCGCAGACGGTCATTTGGTTGATGGCGGCGTTCTCGCTGCTCGGCCTCGCATCGGTCGAACGATTTCGCACGCGAGCCCCACAAGGTGACCTCGACGCGAAAATGGAAGCGTCCGGGTTGGCATTGGAAATGATGCGGGCGATCAAAGCCGAGAAAATGCACATGTCGCAGTTGGCCGACGACTCGATCGATCCATCAGGATCGGGCATGATCGGTCAAATGATGAGCCCTGTGACCACGTTGACAGGACGGCTGAGTGCGAAGCAAACCGCCGTCAATCCGAACTTTGCCGCAGTGATTGTCGAGCAATTGATCGGGGCGGGCGTAAAATCGGGTGACTTGGTCGCCGTCGGTTACTCGGGATCTTTCCCCGGGATGAACGTCAACGTTTGTGCGGCTTTGAAGGCGGTGGGTGCCCAACCCGTCATCATCGCCAGCGCCGGGTCGAGCCAATGGGGCGCCAACAACCCCGACTTCATGTGGATCGACATGGAAAGCTTGTTGTACGAAGAAGGTCTGCTGCCGTTTAAAGCGGTCGCGTGCTCGATCGGTGGCTACCAAGACATCGGACTGGGGATGACGACCGAGGCCCGCGACATGGTCAAGAAAGCGATCAAGCGAAACAAGTTGCCGCTGCTGACGTCGACCGATTACGTCGAAGCCATCGAAGAACGGATGCAGATTTATCGCAAGCAATCCGGTGGCCGAGATTACAAGGCGTACATCAACGTCGGTGGCGGTACGATTTCAGTCGGCCGCAGCATGGGCAAGCGAGCCTATAAGCCGGGATTGAACTTGTCGGCGACGCGCGACGTGTTGCAAATCGATTCGGTGATGACGCGGTTCATGACCAAGGGCACGCCCATCATCCACGTTGTCGAAATCGATCGCATGGCCTTCAAGTACGGCTTGCCATTGGCCCCGCAACAAATGCCGCCGATCGGCGAAGGCGGGATCTACAATCAGACACGCTACAACAAGTTGTGGACGGCAACGGTTCTGATTCTGATCCTGCTGTCGCTGCGAGCGCTTGTGTTGACCGACTTTGGTTATCGGTTCGTCAAAGGCCGCGGCGGAAAGAAAGCTGCATCGTCGCCTGAACCGATGGTCTAG
- the pgsC gene encoding poly-gamma-glutamate biosynthesis protein PgsC codes for MDTLTVAIGIGLAVSLLFSELFGLAAGGMVVPGYIALSLDRPLNVIVTFAAAIVTYYIVYTLSNMIAIYGKRRTVLMVLIGFLVGVFMERFSLFQSSAIDPSDLSLLDESTDYEVIGYIIPGLIAIWIDRQGLVETLGILLTASTVVRLVLILMGLEFVL; via the coding sequence ATGGATACTCTTACCGTCGCAATCGGGATCGGTCTGGCGGTCAGCCTGCTGTTCTCGGAATTGTTCGGCCTGGCGGCCGGCGGGATGGTCGTACCGGGCTACATCGCTCTGTCGCTCGACCGACCGCTCAACGTCATCGTCACTTTCGCCGCGGCGATCGTCACGTACTACATCGTGTACACCCTGTCGAACATGATCGCGATCTACGGAAAACGCCGAACGGTGTTGATGGTATTGATCGGATTTTTGGTCGGCGTGTTTATGGAACGATTCAGTTTGTTTCAATCGTCAGCGATCGACCCGTCCGACCTTAGCCTGTTGGATGAATCGACGGACTACGAAGTGATCGGTTACATCATCCCCGGACTGATTGCGATCTGGATCGATCGACAAGGTCTTGTCGAAACTTTGGGCATCCTGTTGACCGCCTCGACGGTCGTTCGATTGGTTCTGATTCTAATGGGATTGGAGTTCGTACTATGA
- the pgsB gene encoding poly-gamma-glutamate synthase PgsB yields MDGSLALLGTTGTLIGLGALESLVHQRRLNTIPLRIHVNGTRGKSSVTRLIAAGLRNGGVRTCAKTTGTLARMILPDGSEYPVFRPARANVIEQIRIVRAAAEMESEALVMECMALVPYLQWLCEFRLVHATHAVITNARADHLDVMGPTEHDVALALLGMVPKKGRLYTAERRHLETFRRVTDERETELIAVSEEEVAAITPLELSQFSFIEHAENVALALRVLKDLKIDRNKALQGMWNMTPDPGIMTTAEINFFGREIVFVNGFAANDPESTERIWDMACDRYPDSGKRIIIFNCRFDRPDRSKQLAEVCAQWRPADHYILIGSGTYIFAKYATAGGLDPRKLVMAEEDSPQEIFEKAVELGGRSSMVMGMMNIGGIGLEIVRYFRNRSTVGERAF; encoded by the coding sequence ATGGACGGATCACTCGCCCTTCTGGGTACCACGGGTACTCTGATCGGTCTCGGAGCGCTCGAATCGCTGGTGCACCAGCGTCGCCTCAACACCATTCCGCTACGGATCCACGTTAACGGAACCCGCGGAAAATCTTCGGTAACGCGTTTGATCGCGGCCGGATTGCGAAACGGGGGCGTTCGGACTTGCGCCAAGACGACCGGCACCCTTGCCCGGATGATTTTGCCGGACGGTTCGGAATATCCGGTTTTCCGCCCGGCTCGCGCGAATGTCATTGAACAAATCCGTATTGTCCGCGCGGCGGCCGAGATGGAAAGCGAAGCCTTGGTCATGGAGTGCATGGCGCTTGTGCCGTACTTGCAATGGCTTTGCGAATTCCGGTTGGTACACGCCACCCATGCGGTAATCACCAACGCCCGAGCGGACCACTTGGACGTCATGGGACCGACCGAGCATGACGTGGCGCTGGCTTTGTTGGGCATGGTGCCCAAGAAGGGCCGGCTTTACACCGCCGAACGACGTCACTTGGAAACGTTCCGCCGTGTCACCGATGAACGGGAAACGGAATTGATTGCGGTCAGCGAAGAAGAGGTCGCGGCGATCACACCGCTTGAGTTGTCACAGTTCTCGTTCATCGAACATGCCGAAAACGTGGCGTTGGCGTTGCGAGTGTTGAAAGATCTGAAAATCGATCGCAACAAGGCCTTGCAGGGCATGTGGAACATGACGCCGGATCCCGGCATCATGACGACCGCCGAAATTAACTTCTTTGGTCGCGAGATCGTGTTCGTCAACGGCTTTGCCGCCAACGACCCCGAATCGACTGAACGCATTTGGGACATGGCGTGCGACCGTTATCCCGATAGTGGTAAACGCATCATTATCTTCAATTGCCGATTCGACCGACCTGATCGATCGAAACAATTGGCCGAAGTCTGCGCCCAGTGGCGTCCGGCGGATCACTACATCCTGATCGGCTCGGGCACTTACATTTTCGCCAAATACGCCACCGCGGGCGGACTGGATCCGCGCAAGTTGGTGATGGCCGAAGAAGACTCGCCGCAAGAGATTTTTGAAAAGGCCGTCGAGCTCGGCGGGCGATCTTCGATGGTCATGGGAATGATGAACATCGGCGGCATCGGTTTGGAAATCGTGCGTTACTTCCGCAACCGCAGCACCGTTGGCGAACGCGCCTTTTAA
- a CDS encoding metallophosphoesterase family protein, translating into MPGESFRFIHASDFHLETPLGDLDALPPHLREAMAEAPRRAAAAVFEAALVDNIDFVVLSGDLLSPQSAGPHGMAMLLDYFDKLHAKHKPVFWTAGTADDPAKWPESVPLPPNVTLFPKNRAVSIPVERAGRTICHVVGRSSEGRSVLHVPSYRTDPTDEYTVAVGYGTADANALAEGRFDYWALGGQHDRESIEGGAEGAAVYCGSPQGRSLDESGAHGYSIVDVDADRTTRVHSIECDSFRYCEVALTAADINAVGGIRNVMGERIVRLQHENGGRHLLVGWDISVTDNESMLSIGDSEELIAWVRREYGHGSPSAWTCNLKVRAPRNYPKSWHDEDTILGDFLRAADKHRKLDGRDLNLAPFTEESASMPSNMATMLAEVSSSDRSDLLDQATLLGVEMLRGGKPNLVQKS; encoded by the coding sequence ATGCCGGGCGAGTCATTCCGCTTTATCCACGCCAGCGATTTTCATCTTGAGACTCCTTTGGGAGACCTCGATGCGCTGCCACCCCATTTGCGTGAAGCGATGGCCGAAGCACCGCGCCGTGCGGCGGCGGCGGTCTTCGAAGCCGCGCTTGTGGACAACATTGATTTCGTCGTTTTGTCGGGCGACCTGCTTTCGCCACAATCGGCCGGCCCGCATGGAATGGCCATGCTGCTGGACTACTTCGACAAGCTGCACGCCAAACACAAACCGGTCTTTTGGACCGCCGGCACGGCCGACGATCCGGCGAAATGGCCCGAATCGGTGCCGTTGCCGCCCAACGTTACGCTGTTCCCCAAGAACCGCGCGGTCTCCATCCCCGTGGAACGAGCCGGACGGACGATCTGTCACGTGGTCGGACGCAGCAGCGAAGGACGCAGCGTTTTGCACGTCCCCAGCTATCGCACCGATCCCACCGACGAGTACACCGTCGCGGTCGGTTACGGCACCGCCGATGCCAACGCCTTGGCCGAAGGACGATTTGACTATTGGGCCCTGGGCGGACAACACGATCGCGAATCGATCGAAGGTGGCGCCGAGGGCGCAGCGGTCTATTGCGGTTCACCACAAGGAAGATCGCTGGACGAATCGGGCGCCCATGGATACAGCATCGTGGACGTCGACGCCGATCGCACCACTCGAGTGCATTCGATTGAATGTGATTCGTTCCGATACTGCGAAGTCGCACTGACCGCTGCGGACATCAACGCCGTCGGCGGTATCCGCAACGTGATGGGTGAACGCATCGTTCGATTGCAGCACGAAAACGGCGGCCGTCATCTGCTGGTCGGCTGGGACATTTCGGTCACGGACAACGAATCGATGCTGTCGATCGGCGACAGCGAAGAACTGATCGCGTGGGTCCGTCGCGAATACGGACACGGTTCGCCATCGGCTTGGACGTGCAACTTAAAAGTCCGCGCGCCACGCAACTATCCCAAATCGTGGCACGACGAAGACACGATCCTAGGCGATTTTTTGCGAGCCGCGGACAAACACCGCAAGCTCGATGGTCGCGATTTGAATTTGGCACCGTTCACGGAAGAATCCGCGTCGATGCCGTCCAACATGGCCACGATGCTGGCCGAAGTCTCGTCGTCAGACCGCTCTGACTTGCTCGATCAAGCCACACTGTTGGGCGTCGAAATGCTTCGCGGTGGCAAGCCAAACCTGGTGCAAAAATCATGA